A window from Lachnoanaerobaculum umeaense encodes these proteins:
- the cobJ gene encoding precorrin-3B C(17)-methyltransferase: MKQIYIIGMGPGKYEQMTVEAIKKIKESDIVIGYTVYTELIKDIWPDKECMSTPMTKEYERCVLAFEEANKGKTVAMVCSGDAGVYGLTGLMLSIAPDYKEVAVSTIAGVTAAISGAAIIGAPLIHDFAVISLSDLLTPWEKIERRLECAAIGDFCICLYNPGSKKRADYLQKACEILLKYKNEKTPCAIAKNIGRDGEGYTIYSLLELKDIKVGMFETVFIGNSMTKVIDNKMVTPRGYSNE; the protein is encoded by the coding sequence ATGAAACAAATTTATATAATAGGTATGGGACCTGGCAAGTACGAACAGATGACAGTTGAAGCTATTAAAAAAATCAAAGAAAGTGACATTGTAATAGGTTATACAGTTTATACTGAACTTATAAAGGATATATGGCCTGATAAAGAATGTATGTCCACACCTATGACTAAGGAATATGAAAGATGTGTCCTTGCATTTGAGGAGGCAAATAAGGGAAAGACTGTAGCTATGGTCTGTTCCGGTGATGCCGGAGTATATGGTTTAACCGGTTTAATGCTTAGTATAGCACCTGATTATAAAGAAGTTGCAGTAAGTACTATAGCAGGAGTTACAGCAGCTATTTCAGGTGCTGCAATAATTGGTGCACCACTTATACATGACTTTGCCGTAATAAGTCTAAGTGATCTTTTGACTCCATGGGAGAAGATAGAAAGAAGACTTGAATGTGCAGCTATAGGAGATTTTTGTATTTGTCTATATAACCCCGGTAGTAAAAAACGTGCAGATTATTTGCAAAAGGCATGTGAAATTCTTCTAAAGTATAAGAATGAGAAGACTCCATGTGCTATAGCAAAGAATATAGGCAGAGATGGCGAAGGATATACAATTTATAGTCTTTTAGAGCTTAAGGATATAAAAGTTGGTATGTTTGAAACAGTATTCATAGGTAATTCTATGACAAAAGTAATTGATAATAAAATGGTTACACCTAGAGGATACTCTAATGAGTGA
- a CDS encoding DUF6707 family protein, with product MNFEELSLKYKEKNIVKLSKKLAKSFAITRSKDLTNLYELAFWLYIYGYKVEILNIYNLVNIDIPTKIDFNIWTWILAIWGLQAYIYEAESEISKKDEIVANMKKVYSVPRTTEDTEESTWKFYTKIAGRQTLESVCNIAEIERAIESGNKTSEAAYRFSGLCRMISYGVTGFYPHLVENRDKLEEKIKEYIEYLNK from the coding sequence ATGAATTTTGAAGAGCTTAGCTTAAAATATAAAGAGAAAAATATAGTAAAACTTTCTAAGAAGCTGGCAAAGAGTTTTGCAATTACAAGAAGTAAAGATTTAACCAATCTATATGAATTAGCTTTTTGGTTGTATATTTATGGTTACAAAGTTGAGATCTTAAATATATATAATCTTGTAAACATAGATATACCAACAAAGATTGATTTTAATATCTGGACATGGATCTTAGCTATATGGGGCTTACAGGCGTATATCTATGAAGCAGAAAGTGAGATATCTAAAAAAGATGAGATTGTTGCAAATATGAAAAAGGTATATTCAGTACCTAGGACTACAGAAGACACAGAGGAATCTACCTGGAAATTTTATACTAAGATTGCCGGAAGACAAACACTGGAATCTGTATGCAATATAGCAGAAATTGAAAGAGCAATAGAAAGTGGCAACAAAACATCTGAGGCAGCATATAGATTTTCGGGGCTTTGTAGGATGATTTCATATGGTGTAACAGGATTTTATCCACATTTAGTTGAGAATCGTGATAAACTTGAAGAAAAAATAAAGGAATATATCGAGTATCTCAATAAATAG
- the cobK gene encoding precorrin-6A reductase → MSDVLIFGGTTEGRELAIFCDSLRIPTILCVATEYGKEVLPTFKFVKVSDKRLNIDEIISIIGNNDILYVIDATHPYAYEVSKNIAAAISQLEREVKLLKIKREDMDIALNGALEFSSNAEAVSYLLNTDGNILLTTGSKEIAAFSELSYRIFPRVLPSVDSINACISAGIPSKNIIAMQGPFSKNLNEAIIKEFDCKYIVSKLSGRSGGFEEKIEAAKNTDCIPIIIMPKTEIKGISVEECRVELEKLYKNH, encoded by the coding sequence ATGAGTGATGTTCTTATATTTGGAGGTACAACTGAGGGAAGAGAACTTGCTATATTTTGTGATAGTCTTAGAATACCTACTATACTTTGTGTAGCTACAGAATATGGAAAAGAAGTTCTACCAACTTTTAAATTTGTTAAAGTCAGTGATAAAAGATTAAATATAGATGAGATAATATCAATTATAGGGAATAATGATATATTATATGTCATAGATGCTACACATCCATATGCCTATGAAGTTTCGAAAAATATAGCAGCAGCTATCAGTCAGTTGGAAAGAGAAGTAAAACTTCTAAAAATAAAACGTGAAGATATGGACATTGCTTTGAATGGAGCACTTGAATTTTCAAGCAATGCTGAGGCTGTTTCTTATCTTTTAAATACAGATGGAAATATTTTACTGACAACAGGTAGTAAGGAAATAGCTGCATTCAGTGAACTTTCATATCGAATATTTCCCAGAGTGCTTCCAAGTGTTGACTCTATAAATGCCTGTATATCTGCCGGCATACCTTCAAAAAATATTATAGCAATGCAGGGCCCTTTTTCTAAAAATTTGAATGAAGCAATTATAAAAGAGTTTGATTGCAAATATATTGTAAGTAAATTATCCGGTAGAAGTGGAGGCTTTGAGGAAAAAATTGAAGCTGCAAAAAATACAGATTGTATTCCAATAATTATTATGCCAAAGACTGAAATCAAAGGTATTTCTGTAGAAGAGTGCAGAGTGGAATTAGAAAAGTTATATAAAAATCATTAA
- a CDS encoding peroxidase — protein MSVLEQLQTRIKSENLDDRAREFYLSNISNLDNEKLQAILDLVIKMDNAGFRNNIPAAYSEVTENIPQFARMSVFKEMQKIVRDIEGTLDLADDFYEEDNELLKKFNNCFSDEEANRFLQIYTKAVISRFYSFLDEGNPRLDDDDLNWVLLETKADGSHSERIIEGFLEDDFNEDDFDWESENEF, from the coding sequence ATGAGTGTATTAGAACAGCTACAAACAAGAATTAAATCTGAAAATTTAGATGACAGAGCTAGGGAATTTTATTTGTCCAATATTTCAAATCTGGATAATGAAAAGTTACAGGCAATACTTGATCTTGTAATAAAGATGGACAATGCCGGTTTTAGAAATAATATACCTGCTGCGTACAGTGAAGTTACAGAGAATATTCCACAATTTGCCAGAATGTCAGTATTTAAAGAAATGCAAAAGATAGTAAGAGATATTGAAGGCACTCTAGATCTTGCAGATGACTTTTATGAAGAAGATAATGAGTTATTAAAAAAGTTTAATAACTGCTTTAGTGATGAAGAAGCTAATAGATTTTTACAAATTTATACAAAGGCTGTAATATCAAGGTTTTATAGTTTTCTTGACGAAGGAAACCCTAGGTTAGATGATGATGATTTAAACTGGGTACTACTTGAAACAAAAGCTGATGGAAGTCATAGTGAGAGAATTATTGAAGGCTTTCTTGAAGATGACTTCAACGAAGATGATTTTGACTGGGAGAGTGAAAATGAATTTTGA
- the cobI gene encoding precorrin-2 C(20)-methyltransferase has protein sequence MSKLYGIGVGPGDPELMTIKALNAIKKTKIICFAGKSEDSSIAFSIAKKVMPEITKKKKVCIDFPMTKDQYVLEEAHAKIAEQIKSLLKDGDVALLTLGDPGIYATYSYIADRLKNEDVKVVTIAGITSFSAAAAKLGIPLTLADEELHVIPSSYSFKEAFNLSGTLVFMKSGKSYENLVEYIRFKKPHCEVYMVENCGMKDERVFVGIENLPKSSGYFTTIIVRGLK, from the coding sequence ATGAGTAAACTATATGGTATAGGTGTAGGACCGGGTGATCCGGAGCTAATGACCATAAAGGCGTTAAATGCCATAAAAAAAACAAAAATAATATGTTTTGCAGGTAAGAGTGAAGATAGCTCCATTGCCTTTAGTATTGCAAAAAAAGTGATGCCGGAGATTACCAAAAAGAAGAAAGTCTGTATTGATTTTCCAATGACTAAAGATCAGTATGTCTTGGAAGAAGCACATGCAAAAATAGCTGAACAGATAAAGTCATTATTAAAAGATGGAGATGTAGCTCTTCTCACTCTTGGTGATCCCGGAATATATGCAACATATTCATATATTGCAGATAGGCTAAAAAACGAAGATGTAAAGGTTGTGACTATCGCTGGTATAACATCATTTAGTGCAGCTGCCGCCAAGCTTGGTATACCCTTAACATTGGCAGATGAGGAATTGCATGTCATACCTTCTTCCTACTCATTTAAAGAGGCCTTTAACCTTAGTGGTACTTTGGTATTTATGAAATCAGGAAAAAGCTATGAAAATCTAGTTGAATATATCAGGTTTAAAAAGCCTCACTGTGAGGTTTATATGGTTGAAAACTGTGGTATGAAGGATGAAAGAGTCTTTGTAGGTATAGAAAATCTTCCAAAAAGTAGCGGATATTTCACAACTATTATTGTAAGGGGATTAAAATGA
- the cbiE gene encoding precorrin-6y C5,15-methyltransferase (decarboxylating) subunit CbiE, translating to MRNINLVGIGLGNPNLLTKAAYKAIESSNIIIGARRIVESIKEDFADKLYYIEYNTEKILEIIKENIGNEIAVVFSGDISLFSGSIKLFERLNAAIEDKKVFKDCKINTFPGISSLSYLCAKTNTDISKVKILSFHGKEELLYHNIDSNEYTFIITSKADGVKKICRKLIEFGFFELDIILGENLSYDNERITKANASKFLDMEISDLNCMIISNPDADKSISFGLSDEVFVRDKVPITKSEVRAIIMSKLDIQTDSICYDIGAGSGSVSIEMSRLAYDGKVYAIEKNPLAVELIQKNIHNFSAENIELIHAKAPDGLDNIINADKIFIGGSGGELISMMEMIFTSKKNPTIVISAITMETIAQITDIVKIAKEKGYDTEITAINVSKSKEVGPYNMMMAQNMVFIAKIW from the coding sequence ATGAGAAATATAAATCTTGTCGGAATAGGGCTTGGAAATCCTAATCTTCTTACAAAGGCAGCCTATAAAGCAATAGAAAGTTCAAATATTATAATAGGTGCAAGAAGGATAGTAGAAAGTATTAAAGAAGATTTTGCAGACAAGCTATACTATATAGAATATAATACAGAAAAAATTCTTGAAATTATAAAAGAGAATATAGGCAATGAAATAGCCGTAGTATTTAGTGGTGATATTTCACTTTTTAGCGGGAGTATTAAGCTATTTGAAAGACTGAATGCCGCAATAGAAGATAAGAAAGTCTTCAAAGATTGTAAGATTAATACATTCCCGGGAATATCAAGCTTAAGCTATTTATGTGCAAAAACAAATACTGATATTTCAAAGGTGAAGATACTATCATTCCATGGTAAGGAAGAGCTTTTATACCACAATATCGACTCAAATGAATATACTTTTATAATCACTTCTAAAGCTGATGGGGTAAAGAAGATTTGTAGAAAACTTATCGAATTTGGATTCTTTGAACTTGATATAATTTTAGGCGAAAATCTATCTTATGATAATGAAAGAATAACAAAGGCAAATGCATCAAAGTTTTTGGATATGGAAATATCTGATCTAAACTGCATGATCATATCAAATCCTGATGCTGATAAATCTATTAGCTTTGGACTTTCTGATGAAGTATTTGTCAGGGATAAAGTTCCGATAACAAAATCCGAGGTCAGGGCAATAATAATGAGTAAATTAGATATTCAAACTGATAGTATTTGCTATGATATCGGAGCAGGTAGTGGTTCAGTAAGTATCGAAATGTCAAGACTTGCCTATGATGGAAAGGTGTATGCCATAGAGAAAAATCCTCTAGCAGTTGAACTTATACAAAAGAATATTCATAATTTCAGTGCTGAAAATATAGAACTTATACATGCAAAAGCACCTGACGGACTTGATAATATAATTAATGCTGATAAAATATTTATAGGTGGTAGCGGTGGAGAGCTTATCAGTATGATGGAAATGATATTTACATCGAAAAAGAATCCTACAATTGTAATTTCAGCTATAACTATGGAAACTATTGCTCAGATAACGGATATTGTAAAAATCGCAAAAGAAAAAGGTTATGATACAGAAATTACAGCTATTAATGTTTCAAAGTCAAAAGAAGTAGGCCCTTACAATATGATGATGGCACAGAATATGGTTTTTATTGCCAAAATTTGGTAG